From the genome of Coriobacteriia bacterium:
CGCGATCTTGCCGCCCTCGACGGTGACCGTCACGGGCACGTCGCCGCCCATGCCCTTGCCGGTGCCCTCGTAGGTGCCGTCCTTCAGCTCGCCAGCAGCGGCGGGCTCGTCGGCCTTCTCGGACTTGGCGGGGGCAGCCTCTGCCTTGGTGCTCTCGGCCTTGTCGGCCTTGGCAGAGTCGGCCTTGGCGGCGGCAGCGGGCTCGTCGGCCTTGCTGCTCTCGGCGGCGGGCTCAGCATCAGCAGCCGGAGCAGCCTCGCCGCCCGCGGCGGACTCGAGCGCGGCGTCAGTAGCAGCAAAGATGGCCTTGGACGTCACGGACGCGCCGGCAATGGCGTCGACGCCCTCGGTGCCGTTGGCCTCGACGATAAGAGCGGGCAGCTGCTCGAGCGCCTTCGTGCCGATGCCCTCGGTCTCCTGGCCCTCGGCCTGCAGGTCAGCAATGACGCCACCCTCGACCGTCACGGTCACCTTGATGGTGGACTCCATGCCCTTGGCCTCGCCGGTGTACTCGCCGTCGGCGTAGGCGCCAGCGGGCTCAACGGCAGGCTCGTCGGCCTCAGCGTCGGCAGAAGCAGACTCTGCCTTGTCGGCGGCAGCGCTCTCGGCCGGCGCGGCCTTCTCATCGGCGGCAGGCTCAGACTCGGCCTTGGCGCTCTCCGCGGCCCCAGTGGTGGTCTCCTCGGTCGTCGCCGTCGTGGCGGCCTCGGTCGCCTCGGGCTCATACGTCGGGTTCGTCGGCTGGCCACAGCCCACAGCGGTCACGACGAGAGCCGACATAGCAGCCGCCGACAGACCGATCAACGCGCGGTTCTTCATGCCAAGATCCTCCTTGTCCGGGCCCGGGCGCAGAAGAGCCGGGGCACACAAACCTAGTCGTATGTCATATGGTATGCGCCGGCAGGAAAAGGTGGCGAGGCAAGCAAGCTCATCAGGAAAAACATCACGAGAGCGCTACATCCTCTCCCCGTCTTCTGTACCGAGCCGATTGCCTGCCGGACCTTGTCGGATCGGCATTGCCACCCTCGCCCGGGGACCCCGACCGTGTACGCCAGGGCCCCGGGTCGAGCAGCGTTCAAACGCCCACTTACAGGCAAGGTTCGATCGCGTCAGGCTGGGCATCCAGCCAGTCGAGGTCCGCATCGATCTGGTCAATGTGCGCAACGCACGGTTTCTCGAGCAGCCTGCCGCGTGACATCACGAGGCTCACGTGGCGCAGCGCCGCGATGTTCTCAAGCGGGTTGTCGGCCGTCACGATGAGGTCAGCGTCCTTACCCGCCTCAACGGTGCCGCAGACGTCTCCCAAGCCGAGGATCCGGGCGTTAGCCTGCGTCGCCGTATGAAGCGCAAACGCCGGGGTCACGCCGAGATAACGCACGAGGTACGCGAGCTCGCGCCACGTGTCGTACTGCGTGATAAACGGGCACGAGGCGTCAGTACCCAAGCCCAGAGGGATGCCCTCATCCAGAGCCGTTCGTGCGCTCTGGGCAACGCCCTGCGCCACGACGCGCGCGTTCGTCAACAGCATCTCGTTGGGGTTTTCGTCGCGCGTCGGCAGTACGGTCAGCGCGACCGCAGGCGAGAGCGTGCACGTCACCGAGGCACCGCGCTGCTTGTACAGCTCCACAATCTCGGGCGTCATGGGCGCGCCATGTTCGATGGAATCGACACCGTTCTCGAGTGCCGACTTCACGCCCTCCGTGCTCTCGACGTGCGCCATGACTCGCAAGCCCAGGCGGTGCGCCTCGTCGCAAGCCGCCTTCGTGATGCGGGGGCTCATACGCAGGACGCCCGGCTCGCCGATCTTCACGGCGTCGAGCACGCCACCCGTCACGAACAGCTTGATGCTCGTCGCGCCCAGCTCCGCGAAATCGCGCACATAGCACGCGGCCTCTTCGGGAGTGTGAGCGGCACGCGACATGAGGCGCGAGGCATGGCCCTCCGGCACGGTGATGCCGTTGCCGGACGCGATGATGCGCGGACCCACGACCTCGCCTGCGTCGATGGCGTCGCGCACCCATATGTCTGCCGAGTAGGGCTCGCCGGCGTCGCGCAGCGTCGTGACGCCGCTCGCAAGCTCGTTGGCGACCGCCTCGCGCATATAGGCATGCAGACGCTCGGGGTCATCCATGCAGGCACGGACGCGATTGTCCTGGCCCACCGGTTCGCCATCAGGTACAGACGAGCCCCGTTCGTCGCCCGTTCCGACAAGGTGAACATGCAGGTTGATGAGGCCCGGCATCAGGTATGCCCCGGCGAGGTCGATGGTTCGCGCCCCCTGGGGGATCGGCGCTTCGTCGGGCGAGCCAACGTACGAGATCGTCTGTCCCTCGACGACAACCGTCCGGCCGGGGCGCGCCTCCATATCGCGCGACCCATCAAGCACGGTCGCGTTCTGGAATACGACAGCGCCCTCCGACGCCCACTTGTTAGCCACAGCAGCCCCCAGGCAACCGTATGCCGGCTCCCCCATCGCCTCGTTGCTCATGTCGCGCCTCGCTTTCTCATCATGCCCACTACACAGAGCAGGCCAATCCCAGCGTGCAGGTCATCATACGACGCGGTGGAGCGCACGCCCCACAATATCGGCGGGTGCAGCACGTTTGCAGAGAGTGGGGACATTTGGACGAGGAGCAGGCACGTGCGCGGTGCCGTAGCACAGCCGTTACAAT
Proteins encoded in this window:
- a CDS encoding FMN-binding protein produces the protein MKNRALIGLSAAAMSALVVTAVGCGQPTNPTYEPEATEAATTATTEETTTGAAESAKAESEPAADEKAAPAESAAADKAESASADAEADEPAVEPAGAYADGEYTGEAKGMESTIKVTVTVEGGVIADLQAEGQETEGIGTKALEQLPALIVEANGTEGVDAIAGASVTSKAIFAATDAALESAAGGEAAPAADAEPAAESSKADEPAAAAKADSAKADKAESTKAEAAPAKSEKADEPAAAGELKDGTYEGTGKGMGGDVPVTVTVEGGKIA
- a CDS encoding amidohydrolase family protein; translation: MGEPAYGCLGAAVANKWASEGAVVFQNATVLDGSRDMEARPGRTVVVEGQTISYVGSPDEAPIPQGARTIDLAGAYLMPGLINLHVHLVGTGDERGSSVPDGEPVGQDNRVRACMDDPERLHAYMREAVANELASGVTTLRDAGEPYSADIWVRDAIDAGEVVGPRIIASGNGITVPEGHASRLMSRAAHTPEEAACYVRDFAELGATSIKLFVTGGVLDAVKIGEPGVLRMSPRITKAACDEAHRLGLRVMAHVESTEGVKSALENGVDSIEHGAPMTPEIVELYKQRGASVTCTLSPAVALTVLPTRDENPNEMLLTNARVVAQGVAQSARTALDEGIPLGLGTDASCPFITQYDTWRELAYLVRYLGVTPAFALHTATQANARILGLGDVCGTVEAGKDADLIVTADNPLENIAALRHVSLVMSRGRLLEKPCVAHIDQIDADLDWLDAQPDAIEPCL